From a region of the Streptacidiphilus albus JL83 genome:
- a CDS encoding CGNR zinc finger domain-containing protein, with protein MGGPPTLGGADPPQDVELANTVQDDPEAGAAVLQALLQRHGGPLCAWGRCAAADCDHFFVDTGRRSPQRFCTPRCATRVRVAAHRAHHATG; from the coding sequence ATCGGCGGGCCGCCCACGCTGGGCGGAGCGGACCCGCCGCAGGACGTCGAACTGGCGAACACCGTCCAGGACGACCCGGAGGCCGGTGCTGCCGTCCTCCAGGCGCTGCTGCAGCGCCATGGCGGCCCGCTCTGCGCCTGGGGCCGCTGCGCCGCTGCGGACTGCGACCACTTCTTCGTCGACACCGGCCGCCGCAGCCCGCAGCGCTTCTGCACCCCACGCTGCGCCACCCGCGTCCGCGTCGCCGCCCACCGGGCCCACCACGCCACCGGCTGA
- a CDS encoding MFS transporter, producing the protein MMGRRSLGRQFGWLWTAYAVSSYGTWLAFDAFSLVAILVLHAGAIEVSVLSAAGLAVGAVVAVPLGPWVEFRRKRPVMVAMDLVRFVALMSVPAAFVLGRLSFAQLLVVSVLVAAADITFTAASGACLKSLVRPEDMLVASGRFESTTWSAAMVGPPLGGIAVGVFGPVVTVTADAVSYLFSALGIRAIGGSEPQPERSDRPRLRAGDLFEGWRYILSHSSLRPLFFNVILVNGLIMATAPLLAVLMLGRLGFAPWQYGLAFAVPCVGGLIGSRLAPRLVTRYGRQKVLFTSGGLRGCWSLGLAFVGPGAAGLVLVMAVELGLIACCSVFNPVLAAYRLNQLPADRITRALSAWSVTTKAGTAAMTALWGLLAGLTGPRTAIAIAGLLILATPVLLPRRDRAAAPEPEPALNRA; encoded by the coding sequence ATGATGGGTCGACGGTCGTTGGGGCGGCAGTTCGGCTGGCTCTGGACGGCGTACGCGGTCAGCTCGTACGGCACCTGGCTCGCCTTCGACGCGTTCTCACTGGTCGCGATCCTGGTACTGCATGCCGGGGCGATCGAGGTGTCGGTGCTGTCGGCCGCCGGGCTGGCGGTGGGCGCGGTGGTGGCGGTGCCGCTCGGGCCCTGGGTGGAGTTCCGCCGGAAGCGGCCGGTGATGGTCGCCATGGACCTGGTCCGGTTCGTGGCACTGATGAGCGTCCCGGCGGCGTTCGTCCTCGGCCGGCTCAGCTTCGCCCAACTCCTGGTGGTATCGGTCCTCGTCGCCGCCGCCGACATCACCTTCACCGCAGCCAGTGGCGCGTGCCTCAAATCGCTGGTGCGCCCGGAGGACATGCTCGTCGCGAGCGGCCGGTTCGAGTCCACCACCTGGAGCGCCGCGATGGTCGGGCCGCCGCTCGGCGGCATCGCGGTCGGGGTCTTCGGCCCGGTGGTCACGGTGACGGCCGACGCGGTCAGCTACCTGTTCTCGGCGCTCGGCATCCGCGCGATCGGCGGCAGCGAGCCGCAGCCCGAGCGTTCCGACAGGCCACGGCTGCGGGCCGGCGACCTGTTCGAAGGGTGGCGGTACATCCTGTCCCACTCCTCGCTGCGCCCGCTGTTCTTCAACGTGATCCTGGTCAACGGCCTGATCATGGCGACCGCGCCCCTGCTCGCCGTCCTGATGCTCGGCCGCCTCGGCTTCGCCCCCTGGCAGTACGGCCTCGCCTTCGCGGTCCCCTGCGTCGGCGGTCTGATCGGCTCACGGCTGGCCCCTCGCCTCGTCACCCGGTACGGACGGCAGAAGGTGCTGTTCACCAGCGGAGGCCTGCGCGGCTGCTGGTCGCTCGGGCTGGCCTTCGTCGGCCCCGGCGCCGCCGGGCTGGTGCTGGTCATGGCCGTCGAGCTCGGGCTCATCGCCTGCTGCAGCGTGTTCAACCCGGTGCTCGCCGCCTACCGGCTCAACCAGCTCCCGGCCGACCGGATCACCCGCGCCCTGTCCGCGTGGTCGGTCACCACCAAGGCCGGCACGGCGGCGATGACCGCCCTGTGGGGCCTGCTGGCCGGCCTCACCGGCCCCCGGACCGCGATCGCGATCGCCGGCCTGCTCATCCTGGCCACCCCGGTGCTGCTCCCCCGCCGCGACCGGGCAGCCGCGCCCGAGCCGGAACCGGCCCTGAACCGGGCGTGA
- a CDS encoding glycosyltransferase family 39 protein yields MIAAAAAALFTWGIGQSQYHSFYSDAVRSMSMSWKAFLFGSFDPANSITLDKIPGFLWPQALSARLFGFHAWALTLPQVIEGVLSVLVLYRVVRRWAGANAALIAAAAFTATPVVAGLFRSAVEDAAFTLLLLLAADATQRAAQNARLRPLVMAGVWVGLAFQTKMLEAWAVLPALGLVYLVSAPTALRRRLIHLTVAGAVAVAVSASWMLVVTLTPAKDRPYVDGTTNNSAFSMVVGYNFLNRFSSLGISAADTGSVTTTTGGGAAHGGGHSGGHSGGFGDHSGGYGAASGTGTGTGTGTGTGTGTGTGTGAGAGAGGAFGGRGSGGGGGWAGGHATGARGGAGGGMSGQNGWGKMFGSTLASQVGWLYPIAAIAAVLGLIWRRRRPRTDPVRAGYLLWSVWLAMYFLVFSAGSVAGHTYYMGVVAVPLAALTGAGVTQFWRAFRAGGRRAWALPAAVAATAGWGAVIAWDYPTFLSWLGPVVLGLGVVALVLLALSRPGGRATGRRVALAGLVAGLAAMLIAPAAWASSAFESQYGHNAMGTVGPASSLGGGRGATAVAGAAHRVGGSAGGAAGFGGAGGAGMGAGMGAMFGGGGSTLTAQQKALLSYTETHRDGAKYVFATTSWSTASPYIMAEGADVLPMGGFTGEVPSPTLAQVQRDVAAGQLHYVLLSGSTGGRTAGSSGFGGFAGFGGAGGSSAPSAKVTDWVRSACTAVPASAYSAGTGTTAGAAAGAQQLYQCGATG; encoded by the coding sequence GTGATCGCGGCGGCCGCCGCAGCGCTCTTCACCTGGGGGATCGGCCAGAGCCAGTACCACTCCTTCTACTCCGACGCCGTCCGCAGCATGTCGATGAGCTGGAAGGCGTTCCTCTTCGGCTCCTTCGACCCCGCCAACAGCATCACCCTGGACAAGATCCCCGGCTTCCTGTGGCCGCAGGCGCTCTCCGCGAGACTCTTCGGCTTCCACGCCTGGGCGCTGACGCTGCCGCAGGTGATCGAGGGCGTGCTCAGCGTCCTGGTGCTCTACCGGGTGGTGCGCCGCTGGGCCGGCGCCAATGCGGCACTGATCGCGGCGGCGGCCTTCACCGCCACCCCGGTCGTGGCCGGGCTGTTCCGCAGCGCGGTCGAGGACGCGGCGTTCACGCTGCTGCTCCTGCTGGCGGCGGACGCGACCCAGCGGGCCGCGCAGAACGCGCGGCTGCGCCCGCTGGTGATGGCCGGTGTCTGGGTCGGGCTGGCCTTCCAGACCAAGATGCTGGAGGCGTGGGCGGTGCTGCCCGCGCTGGGCCTGGTCTACCTGGTCTCCGCGCCCACCGCGCTGCGCCGCCGACTGATCCACCTCACGGTCGCCGGAGCGGTCGCGGTGGCGGTCTCCGCCTCCTGGATGCTGGTGGTCACCCTCACCCCGGCCAAGGACCGGCCGTACGTCGACGGCACCACCAACAACTCGGCCTTCAGCATGGTCGTGGGCTACAACTTCCTGAACCGCTTCTCCTCGCTCGGGATCAGCGCGGCCGACACCGGCAGCGTGACGACGACCACCGGGGGCGGCGCCGCGCACGGCGGCGGCCACAGCGGCGGCCACAGCGGCGGTTTCGGAGACCACAGCGGGGGTTACGGCGCAGCCTCCGGCACCGGCACCGGCACCGGCACCGGCACCGGCACCGGCACCGGCACCGGCACCGGCACCGGAGCGGGCGCGGGCGCGGGCGGTGCCTTCGGCGGGCGCGGCTCCGGTGGGGGCGGTGGCTGGGCCGGTGGTCATGCCACAGGCGCCAGGGGCGGTGCCGGCGGCGGCATGAGCGGCCAGAACGGCTGGGGCAAGATGTTCGGCTCCACCCTTGCCTCGCAGGTCGGCTGGCTCTATCCGATCGCCGCCATCGCCGCCGTCCTCGGCCTGATCTGGCGGCGGCGCCGACCCCGCACCGATCCGGTGCGGGCCGGCTACCTGCTCTGGAGTGTCTGGCTGGCCATGTACTTCCTGGTCTTCAGCGCGGGCAGCGTCGCCGGTCACACCTACTACATGGGCGTGGTCGCGGTCCCGCTCGCCGCGCTGACGGGAGCCGGGGTCACCCAGTTCTGGCGGGCCTTCCGCGCCGGCGGACGCCGTGCCTGGGCGCTGCCCGCAGCCGTCGCCGCGACGGCCGGCTGGGGCGCGGTGATCGCCTGGGACTACCCGACCTTCCTGTCCTGGCTGGGCCCGGTGGTGCTGGGCCTCGGCGTGGTCGCCCTGGTGCTGCTGGCGCTGAGCCGACCGGGCGGACGCGCCACCGGACGTCGGGTGGCGCTGGCGGGGCTGGTCGCCGGGCTCGCGGCGATGCTGATCGCACCTGCCGCATGGGCCTCGTCCGCCTTCGAGTCGCAGTACGGGCACAACGCCATGGGCACGGTGGGTCCGGCCTCCAGCCTCGGCGGCGGCCGGGGTGCCACTGCGGTCGCGGGGGCCGCGCATCGAGTCGGCGGGAGCGCGGGCGGCGCAGCCGGGTTCGGCGGCGCGGGCGGCGCCGGGATGGGCGCCGGGATGGGCGCCATGTTCGGTGGCGGCGGATCGACGCTGACGGCTCAGCAGAAGGCCCTGCTCAGCTACACCGAGACACACCGTGACGGCGCGAAGTACGTCTTCGCGACCACCAGTTGGAGCACGGCCTCGCCGTACATCATGGCGGAGGGCGCGGACGTGCTGCCGATGGGCGGCTTCACCGGCGAGGTGCCGTCGCCCACCCTGGCCCAGGTCCAGCGGGACGTCGCCGCCGGCCAGTTGCACTACGTGCTGCTCAGCGGCAGCACCGGTGGCAGGACCGCCGGCTCCTCCGGGTTCGGCGGCTTCGCCGGCTTCGGCGGCGCGGGCGGCTCGTCCGCCCCGTCGGCCAAGGTCACCGACTGGGTCCGCTCCGCCTGCACCGCCGTTCCGGCCTCCGCCTACAGCGCGGGCACCGGCACGACGGCCGGTGCGGCAGCAGGCGCGCAGCAGCTCTACCAGTGCGGTGCCACCGGCTGA
- a CDS encoding alpha/beta hydrolase, which translates to MKPTLTAWRSRAKAVVATVGMIAAMAIAAPAAHADASDPSGPPTLTNGFGLTQVNDPSLQNNPYIPAATATDFTVTVTTPDVANDTGTVGHHIRIVLPSGYYSDPTAHYPVLYLLNGSPGDPCDYFAPAYFPKLNALAHDSGMIIVMPDGGARGWYSNWANQTTAAGAQDWASFEVDQVVPFIDANLRTLPDKADRAIAGISMGGFGALHLAQDYPGTFSQVASLSGDVDMGEDAMDLRLAVVASLTDATGVIDDASAASGSNPAGSTYWSACRAPGDAYTPAVTSDAIFGSPYPISWTPPYNDSLWNAADPVENAAALAGTNVSIYTGNGGGNPTSAEFWLESAAQHLDSALVAAGNTPYFEDYGNGSTWGCDGGHDAGCWDQDLANLLPRLQQAFAKSDGTGQATKA; encoded by the coding sequence ATGAAACCAACGCTGACCGCCTGGCGCTCCCGAGCGAAAGCGGTCGTAGCCACCGTCGGAATGATCGCCGCGATGGCGATCGCCGCACCGGCCGCCCACGCGGACGCGTCGGACCCGTCCGGCCCGCCGACGCTGACCAACGGCTTCGGGCTGACTCAGGTCAACGACCCGTCGCTGCAGAACAATCCGTACATACCGGCCGCCACCGCCACCGACTTCACCGTCACCGTGACGACGCCCGACGTCGCCAACGACACCGGCACGGTCGGACACCACATCCGGATCGTCCTGCCCTCCGGCTACTACAGCGACCCGACCGCGCACTATCCGGTCCTGTACCTGCTGAACGGCTCCCCGGGCGACCCCTGCGACTACTTCGCGCCCGCCTACTTCCCGAAGCTCAACGCGCTGGCGCACGACTCGGGGATGATCATCGTCATGCCGGACGGCGGCGCGCGCGGCTGGTACTCCAACTGGGCGAACCAGACCACCGCGGCCGGCGCCCAGGACTGGGCGAGCTTCGAGGTCGACCAGGTGGTCCCCTTCATCGACGCCAACCTGCGCACCCTCCCGGACAAGGCCGACCGCGCCATCGCCGGCATCTCCATGGGCGGCTTCGGCGCCCTGCACCTGGCCCAGGACTACCCGGGCACCTTCAGCCAGGTGGCGAGCCTCTCCGGCGACGTCGACATGGGCGAGGACGCCATGGACCTGCGCCTGGCCGTCGTCGCCTCGCTCACCGACGCGACCGGGGTCATCGACGACGCGAGCGCCGCCAGCGGCTCGAACCCCGCCGGCAGCACCTACTGGAGCGCCTGTCGCGCGCCGGGCGACGCCTACACACCGGCGGTCACCAGCGACGCGATCTTCGGCTCGCCGTACCCCATCTCCTGGACCCCGCCGTACAACGACTCCCTCTGGAACGCGGCCGACCCGGTCGAGAACGCTGCCGCTCTCGCCGGAACGAACGTCTCCATCTACACCGGCAACGGCGGCGGCAATCCCACCAGTGCGGAGTTCTGGCTGGAGAGCGCGGCCCAGCACCTCGACTCCGCCCTGGTCGCGGCCGGCAACACGCCGTACTTCGAGGACTACGGCAACGGTTCCACCTGGGGCTGCGACGGCGGTCATGACGCCGGGTGCTGGGACCAGGACCTGGCCAACCTGCTGCCGCGGCTGCAGCAGGCCTTCGCCAAGAGCGACGGCACGGGACAGGCCACCAAGGCCTGA
- a CDS encoding MarR family winged helix-turn-helix transcriptional regulator gives MPTPEAAVIAAELRTAMGRLTRRVKDEDSIPLGQAAVLGALDRSGAMTTSDLAADQRVRPQSMARAVGLLMEQNLITRRAHPTDGRKSLVELSDAGRDALEAERGRRAGWLAQAIEAELTDEERALLARTATLLERLATR, from the coding sequence ATGCCCACTCCGGAAGCCGCCGTCATCGCCGCCGAACTGCGCACCGCGATGGGCAGGCTCACCCGACGCGTCAAGGACGAGGACAGCATTCCGCTGGGCCAGGCCGCCGTACTCGGCGCGCTCGACCGCAGCGGCGCCATGACCACCAGCGACCTCGCGGCCGATCAGCGCGTGCGCCCCCAGTCGATGGCCCGGGCGGTGGGGCTGCTCATGGAGCAGAACCTGATCACCCGGCGGGCGCATCCCACCGACGGCCGCAAGTCGCTGGTCGAGTTGTCGGACGCGGGCCGGGACGCGCTCGAAGCGGAGCGCGGCCGCAGGGCCGGTTGGCTCGCGCAGGCCATCGAGGCCGAACTCACGGACGAGGAGCGGGCATTGCTGGCACGGACCGCAACCCTGCTGGAGCGGCTCGCCACCCGCTGA
- a CDS encoding LysR family transcriptional regulator: MGDVDLDAVGTFVAVAEGGQFQAAADDLGVTQQAVSKRVATLERELGVRLFTRTARGVRLTIDGQALLPHARELLRAAERARAAVTPGRRALRIDVVSRRIAPSNLLHAFYQQRPEIELDVVTLTYAEAESALAEVAAGTIDATFRSLRDTAREVPSGLRAARVIDDRHEVLVGSQHPLANAKSVSPAELADHPIWMPGMPAEPLGYYRDLAEAFGLTIDTIGPSFGAEALLEEIAGSARLATFVGEGSRYLWPERYDLRRIPVVDPTPVYPLSVVWRADNPHPVLADFLDFLRAGYRATAGDDVWVPDWAR, encoded by the coding sequence ATGGGCGACGTGGATCTCGATGCCGTGGGCACCTTCGTCGCCGTTGCCGAGGGCGGTCAGTTCCAGGCCGCCGCCGACGATCTGGGGGTGACCCAGCAGGCCGTCTCGAAGCGGGTGGCCACCCTGGAGCGGGAGCTCGGCGTGCGCCTGTTCACCCGGACCGCCAGGGGCGTCCGGCTCACCATCGACGGGCAGGCGCTGCTGCCGCACGCCCGCGAACTCCTCCGCGCCGCCGAACGCGCCAGGGCTGCCGTGACTCCGGGACGCAGAGCCCTGCGGATCGACGTCGTCAGCCGCAGGATCGCGCCCTCCAACCTGCTCCACGCCTTCTACCAGCAACGCCCGGAGATCGAGCTCGACGTCGTCACCCTGACCTACGCCGAGGCGGAGTCGGCGCTGGCCGAGGTCGCCGCCGGCACCATCGACGCCACCTTTCGGTCGCTCCGGGACACGGCCCGGGAGGTCCCGAGCGGGCTTCGGGCGGCGCGGGTCATCGACGACCGGCACGAGGTGCTGGTCGGATCGCAGCACCCGTTGGCCAACGCCAAGTCCGTGTCGCCGGCCGAGCTCGCCGACCACCCCATCTGGATGCCCGGCATGCCCGCGGAGCCGCTCGGCTACTACCGCGACCTGGCCGAGGCGTTCGGACTCACCATCGACACGATCGGGCCGAGCTTCGGCGCCGAGGCGCTGCTCGAGGAGATCGCCGGCTCGGCCCGGCTCGCCACCTTCGTCGGCGAGGGCTCGCGCTACCTGTGGCCGGAGCGCTACGACCTCCGCCGGATCCCCGTCGTCGACCCGACCCCGGTCTACCCGCTCTCCGTGGTCTGGCGGGCGGACAACCCGCACCCCGTCCTCGCCGACTTCCTCGACTTCCTCCGGGCCGGGTACCGGGCGACGGCCGGCGACGACGTCTGGGTCCCCGACTGGGCGCGCTGA
- a CDS encoding RICIN domain-containing protein encodes MATTTASPAVFFRRILVAIVAACCIAVGFTAGPAVAATPSGGITALSGVGITSVSNGYSLDDQNGTTSAGSIIVTNPTPGYDESWTVGTLATDGSFPLVNDGTGLCIDAGLPLRQQSCDGRSTESWYFQPVSGSSTAFMIRQEGTDNCLDLLLGAWYPDAWTDSYGCNGSAAQQWTLPASADQAATSLALDHAASVCVSTASTCSWTTGSQSPAAPLPLQCVSPVWYNNTSAPVTYAFQLNNTTGWSDTIGGTLGTEFDDTNASQVGVSGGAAPAPSFQNTLTLEGKITTSVSGSFTNSVSQTLGNTVTMPIPVGQYGWVALSELATQVTGNWTFDVGGFPWTAPDTVTVPLTTDTAGGTSIYVAETNLSFGSCTG; translated from the coding sequence ATGGCAACCACCACTGCGAGTCCCGCGGTGTTCTTCAGGAGGATCCTGGTCGCGATCGTGGCCGCGTGCTGCATCGCGGTCGGGTTCACCGCCGGTCCCGCCGTCGCGGCCACGCCGTCCGGCGGCATCACCGCCCTCAGCGGAGTGGGCATCACCTCGGTCAGCAACGGCTACAGCCTGGACGACCAGAACGGCACCACGTCGGCCGGCTCCATCATCGTCACCAATCCGACGCCCGGCTACGACGAGTCGTGGACCGTCGGCACCCTGGCCACCGACGGATCCTTCCCCCTCGTCAACGACGGCACCGGGCTGTGCATCGACGCCGGCCTGCCGCTGCGTCAGCAGTCCTGTGACGGGCGCTCGACCGAGAGCTGGTACTTCCAGCCGGTCAGCGGATCGTCGACGGCCTTCATGATCCGCCAGGAGGGCACGGACAACTGCCTGGACCTGCTGCTGGGCGCCTGGTACCCCGACGCCTGGACCGACAGCTACGGCTGCAACGGCAGCGCGGCCCAGCAGTGGACGCTTCCCGCCAGTGCCGACCAGGCGGCGACGAGCCTGGCCCTCGACCATGCCGCCTCCGTCTGCGTGAGCACCGCGTCGACCTGCTCGTGGACCACCGGAAGCCAGAGCCCGGCCGCTCCACTGCCGCTGCAGTGCGTCTCGCCGGTCTGGTACAACAACACCTCGGCGCCGGTGACCTACGCCTTCCAGCTCAACAACACCACCGGCTGGTCGGACACCATCGGCGGCACCCTGGGCACGGAGTTCGACGACACCAACGCCTCACAGGTCGGGGTCAGCGGCGGCGCCGCTCCCGCGCCCAGCTTCCAGAACACCCTCACCCTCGAAGGCAAGATCACCACCTCTGTCTCCGGCTCTTTCACCAACAGCGTCAGCCAGACGCTGGGCAACACGGTGACCATGCCGATCCCGGTCGGCCAGTACGGATGGGTCGCGCTGTCGGAACTGGCGACCCAGGTCACCGGCAACTGGACCTTCGACGTCGGCGGCTTCCCGTGGACCGCTCCCGACACGGTCACCGTGCCGCTCACCACCGACACCGCCGGCGGCACCAGCATCTACGTCGCCGAGACCAACCTGAGCTTCGGGTCCTGCACCGGCTGA
- the eno gene encoding phosphopyruvate hydratase, which yields MPVKAAGTVISAIESVTARRIIDSRGNPTVEVDVVLADGSLGRAAVPSGASTGAREAVELRDGDPARWHGKGVDRAVAHVNGEIAASVRGRDAVDQAGLDAVLVALDGTAAKSRLGANAILGVSLAAAKAAAAAHRQPLYRYLGGADARLLPLPMMNIINGGAHADNPLDFQEFMIAPVGADSFADAVRMGSEVFHTLRRDLLAAGHSTGVGDEGGFAPALRTAEEALDFVMNAVERTGYRPGTDIGLIMDPASSEFFRDGVYDYAGEGVRRTPSENVDYLAGLIDAYPIVSIEDPMAENDPDGWRELTARVGDRCQLTGDDVFCTNETLLREGIRTGVGNSVLVKVNQIGTLTEALAAVATAHRAGWTAVMSHRSGETEDTTIADLAVATGCGQIKTGSLSRSDRTAKYNQLIRIEEELGDSARYAGRAALRRG from the coding sequence ATGCCCGTCAAGGCAGCCGGAACCGTCATCAGTGCCATCGAATCCGTCACCGCCCGCCGGATCATCGACAGCCGGGGCAACCCCACAGTCGAGGTCGACGTGGTCCTGGCAGACGGGTCCCTGGGGCGCGCGGCGGTCCCCTCCGGCGCCTCCACCGGTGCCCGGGAGGCCGTGGAACTGCGCGACGGGGACCCCGCGCGCTGGCACGGCAAGGGCGTCGACCGGGCGGTGGCCCACGTCAACGGGGAGATCGCGGCGTCCGTGCGCGGCCGGGACGCGGTGGACCAGGCGGGCCTCGACGCCGTGCTGGTCGCCCTCGACGGCACCGCCGCCAAGTCCCGGCTCGGTGCCAACGCGATCCTCGGCGTCTCCCTCGCCGCCGCCAAGGCCGCTGCGGCGGCCCACCGTCAGCCCCTCTACCGCTACCTCGGCGGCGCCGACGCCCGCCTCCTGCCGCTGCCGATGATGAACATCATCAACGGCGGCGCCCACGCCGACAACCCGCTGGACTTCCAGGAGTTCATGATCGCGCCGGTGGGCGCGGACAGCTTCGCCGACGCCGTCCGCATGGGCAGCGAGGTCTTCCACACCCTGCGCCGCGATCTGCTGGCCGCCGGGCACTCCACCGGCGTCGGCGACGAGGGCGGCTTCGCGCCCGCGCTGCGTACTGCGGAGGAGGCGCTCGACTTCGTGATGAACGCCGTCGAGCGCACCGGCTACCGCCCCGGCACGGACATCGGCCTGATCATGGACCCGGCGTCGTCGGAGTTCTTCCGCGACGGGGTGTACGACTACGCGGGCGAGGGGGTGCGCCGTACTCCCTCCGAGAACGTCGACTACCTCGCCGGGCTGATCGACGCCTACCCGATCGTCTCCATCGAGGACCCGATGGCGGAGAACGACCCGGACGGCTGGCGCGAGCTGACCGCCCGGGTGGGCGACCGCTGCCAGCTCACCGGCGACGACGTGTTCTGCACCAACGAGACGCTGCTGCGAGAGGGCATCCGCACCGGTGTCGGCAACTCGGTCCTGGTCAAGGTTAACCAGATCGGGACCCTGACCGAGGCGCTGGCCGCAGTGGCCACGGCCCACCGGGCGGGATGGACGGCCGTCATGTCGCACCGCTCGGGCGAGACGGAGGACACCACCATCGCGGATCTGGCGGTGGCGACCGGCTGCGGTCAGATCAAGACCGGCTCGCTCTCCCGTTCCGACCGCACTGCAAAGTACAACCAGCTCATCCGGATCGAAGAGGAGCTGGGCGACTCGGCACGCTATGCCGGTCGTGCCGCACTGCGTCGGGGGTGA